The genomic DNA TGTGCGGCCTGCGGTGATCAACAAACATTAGGTAACGATAATAAACTTCCGGCCGGAATATTATATATCTCATATCGTTGTCATAAGACTATCATGAACTGCCGGAATTCAGCTAGTTTTATGCATGCTGGTTAATACATATCAATTAGTAACAACTTATTGTTTTAGGGGCTACTTGTGAGCTTGACTGATTTTAACCGATGTATGCTGGAAAAACTCTCAAGTATAAGATGATTAAACTATCACTTATACTTGATAAATATTTATGTTGACATTATTTCTATTTCTTTAAATCTAAAGGGGGGCTGTGCGGTGAAAAGCAATTATTAATGGACTGCAATGGGCATTGGTATTAGATGACTTAGGTCTACCAGCTGAGAACAGTGTGTGTGGAACGTACCATTCAATTACAGACGCGATTGCTGGTAATTTTTGGTAACAGCCAGCTGGTAGTTGCTCTGACGATACGTCGCTTAGTTGAGGGGTGATTGAGAACTTGGTCGTAGGTGAAAATAATGATAGTTTATTTGTATCCGACTTTGACCAGACGGATGCGGTGTCATTTTTCAAAATCACCATACAAATAAGTCAGAAATGACACAGTGTGAATCACATGACAGTTCTAACAAGGTAGTTTAAGCACAAAAAAAACATCCTGACGTTTTAAATGCCAGGATGGTTTAGTTTTACTTAACTTAGTTAGAACTTGATGAAGATGAGGTTGAAAGGTATGACGATAAGATATCCTTCAAATCGCTATCCTTGATTGAAACGTTCCCACCTTTAAGCACTTTAGAAACAACACTTTGTAAGACAGTGGAGTCGCTCATGTCATTGTCCCAAATTTGTTTCTTCAAATCAGCGGTGTGATCAGACATCTTACCCTTACCAGGGTTCTTGATCATCCGAATGATTTCGTAACCGTCGCTAGTCTTAACAGCAGAAGTGGTGTATTCGCCGTTCTTCAACTTGAAAGCGGCCGTCAAGAATTTAGAGGTGTGCGTTGTATCGGTGTTATCAAAGGCTGATAACTTACCACCATCGTTCTTAGTCGTCGTATCAGTTGAATACTTCTTAGCTAACTTAGTAAAGTTGGCTTGGCTAGAATCCTTCTTCAAAGCGTCCAAGACTTTGTCAGCAGTATCAGACTTGGCAACTAAGATATGTTGAACCGTGACTTTAGGTTCGTATGACTTCCATTGCTTCTTCAAAGCTTTGTCAGTAATCTTAACCTTGTCTTTAACGGCTTCTTTCAACAATAAGTTAGAACGTAATTGTTCTTTGAAGGTCTTAGTCGTCAAACCATTTTGTGATAAGACCGTTGAGAAAGAACTACCATATTGTGACTTGTAAGTATTATATTGCTTCGTCACTTGTTTAGTAGAAACCTTTGAGCCGTAATCCTTTTCGAGCACCTTGTTCAGAATCATTTGTTGTAAGACTTGCTTACCTGAAGAGGTTCCCTTCATACTACTGTAATATTGGCTTTCGGTAATCTTACCACCGGAAGTTGATGCAACGGTCTTGCTACCACAACCAGCTAAGGTGAAAGTTAGTAAGACACCAGCAAGGGCAATGAGCCATTTCTTCATTCCTAAAACACATCCTATTCTTGAAATCGTTCTGCATTCGCAGACTTCACAGACTACTATACCATATCTATGAAAGCTTCTGCAGGCATATAGAAATCTTTACAAAATTTTCAGAGATTTCACAGCCTCTTCATAAATTCTACCTAATGTGTCAGTAGATTTAAACAAAATGGGCTTGTAAAGATAGCAAACAAAAGAATCGCGTGCCTGCATGACAGACACGCGATTACGTTATTAATCCGGTGTATTAGTTAAGTGATCTAAGGTTGCTTGTAGATGATCAGCTCGCGTCTTCATAATTGCCATATGGGGCTCAATTTTGAATTGAAATTTGTCCAGTTCAGTTTGAATATCATCAAAAACTTCGGCTGCGTGGGCCATTTGGACACTCAGGTTACGCTGCGCATCACTAAATTCTTCCCGTGCATCCTGTAAATCATCCGCGGCATCTAAAACCTCTTGCACATAACTTTTAATGTCAGTATAGAGTGCTTTGGGTGTTTTCTGGTTGATCAACATGTAAGCCGTGGCACTGAGACCTAAGCCAATCAGACCGTTACGAATAAACTTTGCCATGTTAAGCCTCCTAGTGTGCTAATTCAGTTTTGATGGCGTTTTGTAAACGGGTGTAGTCGGTTTCATCATACTTTTTGGCATTATCTTTAAAAATCATCCGAAAATCATCTTTATCGCTGTAACGTGGGATGAGGTGGAAATGGGAGTGGAAGACGGACTGATAAGCTACCGCACCATTGTTGTTAACGATGTTCATGCCAATAATGTTGTCGTCAGAAGCTTTAATGGCGCGGGCAATTTCAGGAATTCGGGCGAACACAATACTAGCAAGATCACGGTCATAGCCAAAGATATCAGCAACGTGTGTCTTGGGTACTACGAGGGTGTGCCCAGGGGTGCCTTGGGAAATGTCGAGAAAGGCTTTGACCATGTCGTCTTCATAAACGGTATAGCTCGGAATATCGCCCTTAATAATTTTACAAAAGATACAATCGTCATCGAGTTTTGGTTCAAAAGCTGTCATGTGATAACCTTCTTTATTTATTAGTTAGCTTCATTATACACTATCGGTGTTACCGCAATCAAAGCGCGGGCGACACTGAACAGTAATCGTGAAGTTTCGGTAAAGTTGACGTGCCACGAGATGGCCCGATAGTGGCTGAAGTAGTTGCTATGCTATAATAGGAACACTTATACCAACACAGAAAGAGGTTAACGTTATGGCATTAGCGGTACAGCACTTAATTGGTGGGTATTCGCAAATTCCCGTCCTAAAAGATATTAGTTTTCAGGTGGAACCCGGTGAGTTAGTTGGCTTGATTGGACTTAATGGGGCTGGTAAATCAACGACCATTAATCATATTATTGGGCTGTTGACCCCCATGAAAGGCACGATCGCGCTTAACGGCGTGACGTTGGCACAGGATCCGCAAAGTTATAAAAGTCAGATTGCGTACATTCCAGAGACCCCAATATTATATGAAGAATTGACTTTAAAAGAACATTTAGAAATGACGATGTTAGCTTATGGTTTAGATCAAGATCAGGCTTGGCAACGCGCTCATGACTTATTAAAAACCTTCCGATTAGATAATAAGTTGGATTGGTTTCCCGCTAATTTTTCAAAGGGTATGAAACAAAAAGTGATGATTGTTTGTGCATTCATCACTAACGCTAAGTTGTTTATTATTGATGAACCGTTCTTAGGGCTTGATCCGTTAGCAGTACACGATTTATTGGCGCTAATTGC from Lactiplantibacillus paraplantarum includes the following:
- a CDS encoding ABC transporter ATP-binding protein; the protein is MALAVQHLIGGYSQIPVLKDISFQVEPGELVGLIGLNGAGKSTTINHIIGLLTPMKGTIALNGVTLAQDPQSYKSQIAYIPETPILYEELTLKEHLEMTMLAYGLDQDQAWQRAHDLLKTFRLDNKLDWFPANFSKGMKQKVMIVCAFITNAKLFIIDEPFLGLDPLAVHDLLALIATVKAQGAAVLMSTHVLDTAEKACDKFVLLHAGEVQTQGTFAEIKTNYPDAGESLNDIYLSLTGVTRDE
- a CDS encoding peptidylprolyl isomerase PrsA, giving the protein MKKWLIALAGVLLTFTLAGCGSKTVASTSGGKITESQYYSSMKGTSSGKQVLQQMILNKVLEKDYGSKVSTKQVTKQYNTYKSQYGSSFSTVLSQNGLTTKTFKEQLRSNLLLKEAVKDKVKITDKALKKQWKSYEPKVTVQHILVAKSDTADKVLDALKKDSSQANFTKLAKKYSTDTTTKNDGGKLSAFDNTDTTHTSKFLTAAFKLKNGEYTTSAVKTSDGYEIIRMIKNPGKGKMSDHTADLKKQIWDNDMSDSTVLQSVVSKVLKGGNVSIKDSDLKDILSSYLSTSSSSSSN
- a CDS encoding YtxH domain-containing protein, which encodes MAKFIRNGLIGLGLSATAYMLINQKTPKALYTDIKSYVQEVLDAADDLQDAREEFSDAQRNLSVQMAHAAEVFDDIQTELDKFQFKIEPHMAIMKTRADHLQATLDHLTNTPD
- a CDS encoding HIT family protein produces the protein MTAFEPKLDDDCIFCKIIKGDIPSYTVYEDDMVKAFLDISQGTPGHTLVVPKTHVADIFGYDRDLASIVFARIPEIARAIKASDDNIIGMNIVNNNGAVAYQSVFHSHFHLIPRYSDKDDFRMIFKDNAKKYDETDYTRLQNAIKTELAH